In Cydia amplana chromosome 2, ilCydAmpl1.1, whole genome shotgun sequence, the following proteins share a genomic window:
- the LOC134662123 gene encoding protein YIPF7, protein MANYNNPNPNDYSWQGQNNSQNYSFNTSNAFGDQAQTLDFQSFPTDHQDFSFDQAGQNAYPPNNNQYYNPNMFQPAPIPGEPATETTDFDEPPLLDELEIYPDRILEKTLAVMNPFHGQSKADDANFLLRDTDIAGPITFCLALAVCLFVSGNKAHFGYVYGLSVMSVILMYSLLSLMSRSEGVFTLLSVASVLGYCMLPMVVLAGLGIFISLEGTIGLTLSAVAVIWSALSASRLFVTMSGDAEQRPLIAYPCALVNGVFALLVLF, encoded by the exons ATGGCTAACTACAACAATCCAAATCCAAATGATTACTCCTGGCAGGGTCAAAATAACAGCCAGAATTACTCTTTCAATACCTCCAATGCTTTTGGCGATCAAGCTCAAACGTTGG ACTTTCAGAGTTTTCCAACGGACCACCAGGATTTCTCATTTGACCAAGCAGGACAGAATGCATATCCTCCAAACAACAACCAATACTACAACCCAAATATGTTCCAACCTGCACCAATACCCGGCGAGCCAGCAACGGAAACCACTGACTTTGATGAGCCACCTCTGCTTGACGAGCTAGAAATATATCCTGATAGGATATTAGAGAAAACTCTGGCTGTCATGAATCCATTCCATGGACAATCAAAAGCTGATGATGCCAATTTCTTGTTAAGAGACACAGATATCGCTGGGCCAATAACATTTTGTTTAGCATTGGCTGTGTGTCTATTTGTATCAGGGAATAAAGCTCACTTTGGTTATGTTTACGGTCTCTCTGTAATGTCTGTTATATTGATGTATTCTTTGCTTTCATTGATGAGCCGTTCTGAGGGTGTGTTCACATTACTAAGTGTTGCCAGTGTGCTGGGTTACTGTATGTTACCTATGGTTGTGCTGGCAGGGTTGGGTATATTCATTTCCTTAGAGGGAACAATAGGGCTTACCCTATCAGCTGTGGCTGTAATTTGGTCCGCCTTATCTGCAAGCAGGTTGTTTGTGACCATGTCTGGAGATGCTGAGCAGAGGCCACTAATAGCATATCCTTGTGCTTTAGTCAATGGAGTATTTGCTTTATTAGTATTGTTTTAA